In a single window of the Scophthalmus maximus strain ysfricsl-2021 chromosome 18, ASM2237912v1, whole genome shotgun sequence genome:
- the sgk1 gene encoding serine/threonine-protein kinase Sgk1 isoform X3 — MKDKTTALTSFMKQRRMGLNDFIQRLATNSYACKHPEVQSILNLSPPQDAELMNTNPSPPPSPSQQINLGPSSNPSAKPSDFHFLKVIGKGSFGKVLLARHRTDDQFYAVKVLQKKAILKKKEEKHIMSERNVLLKNVKHPFLVGLHYSFQTADKLYFILDYINGGELFYHLQRERCFLEPRARFYAAEIASALGYLHSLNIVYRDLKPENILLDSQGHIILTDFGLCKENIELNGTTSTFCGTPEYLAPEVLHKQPYDRTVDWWCLGAVLYEMLYGLPPFYSRNTAEMYDNILNKPLQLKPNISNSARHLLEGLLQKDRTKRLGCTEDFIEIKNHVFFSPINWDDLNAKKITPPFNPNVTGPNDLRHFDPEFTDEPVSSSIGCSPDSALVTASIKEAAEAFVGFSYAPSMDSYL; from the exons ATGAAAGACAAAACGACCGCTTTGACGT CGTTCatgaaacagaggaggatgggTCTGAACGACTTCATTCAGAGGCTTGCCACAAACTCCTACGCCTGCAAGCA ccctgAGGTCCAGTCTATTCTGAACTTAAGTCCTCCTCAGGATGCAGAGCTCATGAACACAAACCCTTCTCCTCCC cCCAGTCCATCCCAACAGATCAACCTCGGTCCGTCCTCCAACCCCTCGGCCAAACCCAGTGACTTCCACTTCCTCAAGGTGATCGGCAAGGGCAGCTTCGGCAAGGTCCTGCTGGCACGCCACCGCACAGACGACCAGTTCTACGCCGTCAAAGTCTTACAGAAAAAGGCCATCCTCAAGAAGAAGGAG GAAAAGCACATCATGTCAGAGAGGAATGTGCTGCTAAAGAATGTCAAGCACCCGTTCTTGGTTGGTCTGCACTACTCTTtccaaacagcagacaaactCTACTTCATCCTGGACTACATCAACGGTGGAGAG tTGTTCTaccacctgcagagagagcgCTGCTTCCTCGAGCCCAGAGCCCGGTTCTACGCTGCGGAGATCGCCAGCGCCCTGGGCTACCTCCACTCCCTCAACATCGTCTACAGAGACCTGAAGCCCGAGAACATCCTGCTCGACTCGCAGGGACACATCATCCTCACAGATTTCGGCCTGTGCAAGGAGAACATCGAACTCAACGGGACCACGTCGACCTTCTGCGGTACGCCAGAG TATTTAGCTCCCGAGGTGCTCCACAAGCAGCCGTACGACAGGACGGTAGACTGGTGGTGTCTAGGAGCTGTTCTCTATGAGATGCTCTATGGCCTG CCCCCGTTCTACAGCCGCAACACAGCGGAGATGTATGACAACATCCTGAACAAGCCGCTGCAGCTGAAACCCAACATTTCCAACTCGGCCAGACACTTGCTGGAGGGCCTGCTGCAGAAGGACCGGACCAAGAGGCTGGGCTGCACAGAAGACTTT ATTGAAATTAAGAACCACGTATTCTTCTCTCCCATCAACTGGGATGACCTCAATGCCAAGAAGATCACCCCTCCCTTCAACCCCAACGTG ACTGGGCCCAACGACTTGCGGCACTTTGACCCAGAGTTCACCGATGAGCCGGTGTCCAGCTCCATCGGCTGTTCCCCAGACAGTGCACTTGTCACAGCCAGCATCAAAGAGGCTGCCGAGGCCTTCGTGGGCTTCTCCTATGCCCCGTCTATGGACTCCTACCTATAG
- the sgk1 gene encoding serine/threonine-protein kinase Sgk1 isoform X4 encodes MRSASDLKAFMKQRRMGLNDFIQRLATNSYACKHPEVQSILNLSPPQDAELMNTNPSPPPSPSQQINLGPSSNPSAKPSDFHFLKVIGKGSFGKVLLARHRTDDQFYAVKVLQKKAILKKKEEKHIMSERNVLLKNVKHPFLVGLHYSFQTADKLYFILDYINGGELFYHLQRERCFLEPRARFYAAEIASALGYLHSLNIVYRDLKPENILLDSQGHIILTDFGLCKENIELNGTTSTFCGTPEYLAPEVLHKQPYDRTVDWWCLGAVLYEMLYGLPPFYSRNTAEMYDNILNKPLQLKPNISNSARHLLEGLLQKDRTKRLGCTEDFIEIKNHVFFSPINWDDLNAKKITPPFNPNVTGPNDLRHFDPEFTDEPVSSSIGCSPDSALVTASIKEAAEAFVGFSYAPSMDSYL; translated from the exons ATGAGAAGTGCTTCAGATCtgaaag CGTTCatgaaacagaggaggatgggTCTGAACGACTTCATTCAGAGGCTTGCCACAAACTCCTACGCCTGCAAGCA ccctgAGGTCCAGTCTATTCTGAACTTAAGTCCTCCTCAGGATGCAGAGCTCATGAACACAAACCCTTCTCCTCCC cCCAGTCCATCCCAACAGATCAACCTCGGTCCGTCCTCCAACCCCTCGGCCAAACCCAGTGACTTCCACTTCCTCAAGGTGATCGGCAAGGGCAGCTTCGGCAAGGTCCTGCTGGCACGCCACCGCACAGACGACCAGTTCTACGCCGTCAAAGTCTTACAGAAAAAGGCCATCCTCAAGAAGAAGGAG GAAAAGCACATCATGTCAGAGAGGAATGTGCTGCTAAAGAATGTCAAGCACCCGTTCTTGGTTGGTCTGCACTACTCTTtccaaacagcagacaaactCTACTTCATCCTGGACTACATCAACGGTGGAGAG tTGTTCTaccacctgcagagagagcgCTGCTTCCTCGAGCCCAGAGCCCGGTTCTACGCTGCGGAGATCGCCAGCGCCCTGGGCTACCTCCACTCCCTCAACATCGTCTACAGAGACCTGAAGCCCGAGAACATCCTGCTCGACTCGCAGGGACACATCATCCTCACAGATTTCGGCCTGTGCAAGGAGAACATCGAACTCAACGGGACCACGTCGACCTTCTGCGGTACGCCAGAG TATTTAGCTCCCGAGGTGCTCCACAAGCAGCCGTACGACAGGACGGTAGACTGGTGGTGTCTAGGAGCTGTTCTCTATGAGATGCTCTATGGCCTG CCCCCGTTCTACAGCCGCAACACAGCGGAGATGTATGACAACATCCTGAACAAGCCGCTGCAGCTGAAACCCAACATTTCCAACTCGGCCAGACACTTGCTGGAGGGCCTGCTGCAGAAGGACCGGACCAAGAGGCTGGGCTGCACAGAAGACTTT ATTGAAATTAAGAACCACGTATTCTTCTCTCCCATCAACTGGGATGACCTCAATGCCAAGAAGATCACCCCTCCCTTCAACCCCAACGTG ACTGGGCCCAACGACTTGCGGCACTTTGACCCAGAGTTCACCGATGAGCCGGTGTCCAGCTCCATCGGCTGTTCCCCAGACAGTGCACTTGTCACAGCCAGCATCAAAGAGGCTGCCGAGGCCTTCGTGGGCTTCTCCTATGCCCCGTCTATGGACTCCTACCTATAG
- the sgk1 gene encoding serine/threonine-protein kinase Sgk1 isoform X2, which yields MTVRRETEQPVLTYSKSRGLLALLTAFMKQRRMGLNDFIQRLATNSYACKHPEVQSILNLSPPQDAELMNTNPSPPPSPSQQINLGPSSNPSAKPSDFHFLKVIGKGSFGKVLLARHRTDDQFYAVKVLQKKAILKKKEEKHIMSERNVLLKNVKHPFLVGLHYSFQTADKLYFILDYINGGELFYHLQRERCFLEPRARFYAAEIASALGYLHSLNIVYRDLKPENILLDSQGHIILTDFGLCKENIELNGTTSTFCGTPEYLAPEVLHKQPYDRTVDWWCLGAVLYEMLYGLPPFYSRNTAEMYDNILNKPLQLKPNISNSARHLLEGLLQKDRTKRLGCTEDFIEIKNHVFFSPINWDDLNAKKITPPFNPNVTGPNDLRHFDPEFTDEPVSSSIGCSPDSALVTASIKEAAEAFVGFSYAPSMDSYL from the exons ATGACGGTCAGAAGAGAAACCGAGCAGCCCGTGCTGACTTACTCCAAATCTAGAGGGCTGTTGGCTCTACTCACCG CGTTCatgaaacagaggaggatgggTCTGAACGACTTCATTCAGAGGCTTGCCACAAACTCCTACGCCTGCAAGCA ccctgAGGTCCAGTCTATTCTGAACTTAAGTCCTCCTCAGGATGCAGAGCTCATGAACACAAACCCTTCTCCTCCC cCCAGTCCATCCCAACAGATCAACCTCGGTCCGTCCTCCAACCCCTCGGCCAAACCCAGTGACTTCCACTTCCTCAAGGTGATCGGCAAGGGCAGCTTCGGCAAGGTCCTGCTGGCACGCCACCGCACAGACGACCAGTTCTACGCCGTCAAAGTCTTACAGAAAAAGGCCATCCTCAAGAAGAAGGAG GAAAAGCACATCATGTCAGAGAGGAATGTGCTGCTAAAGAATGTCAAGCACCCGTTCTTGGTTGGTCTGCACTACTCTTtccaaacagcagacaaactCTACTTCATCCTGGACTACATCAACGGTGGAGAG tTGTTCTaccacctgcagagagagcgCTGCTTCCTCGAGCCCAGAGCCCGGTTCTACGCTGCGGAGATCGCCAGCGCCCTGGGCTACCTCCACTCCCTCAACATCGTCTACAGAGACCTGAAGCCCGAGAACATCCTGCTCGACTCGCAGGGACACATCATCCTCACAGATTTCGGCCTGTGCAAGGAGAACATCGAACTCAACGGGACCACGTCGACCTTCTGCGGTACGCCAGAG TATTTAGCTCCCGAGGTGCTCCACAAGCAGCCGTACGACAGGACGGTAGACTGGTGGTGTCTAGGAGCTGTTCTCTATGAGATGCTCTATGGCCTG CCCCCGTTCTACAGCCGCAACACAGCGGAGATGTATGACAACATCCTGAACAAGCCGCTGCAGCTGAAACCCAACATTTCCAACTCGGCCAGACACTTGCTGGAGGGCCTGCTGCAGAAGGACCGGACCAAGAGGCTGGGCTGCACAGAAGACTTT ATTGAAATTAAGAACCACGTATTCTTCTCTCCCATCAACTGGGATGACCTCAATGCCAAGAAGATCACCCCTCCCTTCAACCCCAACGTG ACTGGGCCCAACGACTTGCGGCACTTTGACCCAGAGTTCACCGATGAGCCGGTGTCCAGCTCCATCGGCTGTTCCCCAGACAGTGCACTTGTCACAGCCAGCATCAAAGAGGCTGCCGAGGCCTTCGTGGGCTTCTCCTATGCCCCGTCTATGGACTCCTACCTATAG
- the sgk1 gene encoding serine/threonine-protein kinase Sgk1 isoform X5 translates to MKQRRMGLNDFIQRLATNSYACKHPEVQSILNLSPPQDAELMNTNPSPPPSPSQQINLGPSSNPSAKPSDFHFLKVIGKGSFGKVLLARHRTDDQFYAVKVLQKKAILKKKEEKHIMSERNVLLKNVKHPFLVGLHYSFQTADKLYFILDYINGGELFYHLQRERCFLEPRARFYAAEIASALGYLHSLNIVYRDLKPENILLDSQGHIILTDFGLCKENIELNGTTSTFCGTPEYLAPEVLHKQPYDRTVDWWCLGAVLYEMLYGLPPFYSRNTAEMYDNILNKPLQLKPNISNSARHLLEGLLQKDRTKRLGCTEDFIEIKNHVFFSPINWDDLNAKKITPPFNPNVTGPNDLRHFDPEFTDEPVSSSIGCSPDSALVTASIKEAAEAFVGFSYAPSMDSYL, encoded by the exons atgaaacagaggaggatgggTCTGAACGACTTCATTCAGAGGCTTGCCACAAACTCCTACGCCTGCAAGCA ccctgAGGTCCAGTCTATTCTGAACTTAAGTCCTCCTCAGGATGCAGAGCTCATGAACACAAACCCTTCTCCTCCC cCCAGTCCATCCCAACAGATCAACCTCGGTCCGTCCTCCAACCCCTCGGCCAAACCCAGTGACTTCCACTTCCTCAAGGTGATCGGCAAGGGCAGCTTCGGCAAGGTCCTGCTGGCACGCCACCGCACAGACGACCAGTTCTACGCCGTCAAAGTCTTACAGAAAAAGGCCATCCTCAAGAAGAAGGAG GAAAAGCACATCATGTCAGAGAGGAATGTGCTGCTAAAGAATGTCAAGCACCCGTTCTTGGTTGGTCTGCACTACTCTTtccaaacagcagacaaactCTACTTCATCCTGGACTACATCAACGGTGGAGAG tTGTTCTaccacctgcagagagagcgCTGCTTCCTCGAGCCCAGAGCCCGGTTCTACGCTGCGGAGATCGCCAGCGCCCTGGGCTACCTCCACTCCCTCAACATCGTCTACAGAGACCTGAAGCCCGAGAACATCCTGCTCGACTCGCAGGGACACATCATCCTCACAGATTTCGGCCTGTGCAAGGAGAACATCGAACTCAACGGGACCACGTCGACCTTCTGCGGTACGCCAGAG TATTTAGCTCCCGAGGTGCTCCACAAGCAGCCGTACGACAGGACGGTAGACTGGTGGTGTCTAGGAGCTGTTCTCTATGAGATGCTCTATGGCCTG CCCCCGTTCTACAGCCGCAACACAGCGGAGATGTATGACAACATCCTGAACAAGCCGCTGCAGCTGAAACCCAACATTTCCAACTCGGCCAGACACTTGCTGGAGGGCCTGCTGCAGAAGGACCGGACCAAGAGGCTGGGCTGCACAGAAGACTTT ATTGAAATTAAGAACCACGTATTCTTCTCTCCCATCAACTGGGATGACCTCAATGCCAAGAAGATCACCCCTCCCTTCAACCCCAACGTG ACTGGGCCCAACGACTTGCGGCACTTTGACCCAGAGTTCACCGATGAGCCGGTGTCCAGCTCCATCGGCTGTTCCCCAGACAGTGCACTTGTCACAGCCAGCATCAAAGAGGCTGCCGAGGCCTTCGTGGGCTTCTCCTATGCCCCGTCTATGGACTCCTACCTATAG